One Luoshenia tenuis DNA window includes the following coding sequences:
- a CDS encoding YesL family protein, which produces MFKKLLGRFYNGNPNKADFTEKDLPKNRIMLFFHVLGTRLFKLVQLNMIYFIAIIPTLIWTVWTFMAVMEAAAPAEGVVPPDIGMVLRDYFLILIPCMALAGPGTAGATYVLRRWAQDEHAFVWGDFWAALKANFTQSMVLNLLNGLAFFVLYFCYWYYGTMAIDNIYMRLPQYFIMFLAIFVVMMNQYMMPLLVTYDLSIRKIITNAARLTILRLPQSVGILLCTLIPFCTIFLGTLFLSLFYSFFGFMLTGLLWVSGAVAAFDKFINPNIEGVEINRGLHPDYKG; this is translated from the coding sequence ATGTTTAAAAAATTGCTTGGCAGATTTTATAACGGAAATCCCAATAAAGCGGATTTTACCGAAAAAGATCTGCCCAAAAACAGGATCATGCTGTTTTTCCACGTGCTGGGCACGCGGCTTTTTAAGCTGGTACAGCTGAACATGATCTATTTTATCGCGATCATCCCCACGCTGATCTGGACTGTGTGGACCTTTATGGCGGTAATGGAGGCGGCCGCGCCGGCGGAGGGCGTCGTTCCGCCGGACATCGGTATGGTGCTGCGGGATTATTTCTTGATTTTGATCCCCTGCATGGCGCTAGCCGGGCCGGGCACAGCGGGGGCAACCTACGTGCTGCGCCGCTGGGCGCAGGATGAGCACGCCTTTGTTTGGGGCGATTTTTGGGCCGCGCTTAAAGCTAACTTTACCCAGTCCATGGTGCTGAACCTTTTAAATGGGTTGGCGTTTTTTGTATTGTATTTTTGCTACTGGTATTATGGGACCATGGCCATCGACAACATCTATATGCGCCTTCCGCAGTACTTTATCATGTTCCTGGCGATCTTCGTGGTGATGATGAACCAGTACATGATGCCGCTGCTGGTCACCTATGATTTAAGCATCCGCAAGATCATCACCAACGCGGCGCGGCTGACCATATTGCGCCTGCCCCAGTCGGTAGGGATTTTGCTGTGTACGCTGATCCCGTTTTGCACCATCTTTTTGGGCACGCTGTTCTTATCGCTGTTTTATTCGTTCTTCGGCTTTATGCTCACAGGGCTGCTTTGGGTCTCCGGGGCGGTGGCGGCCTTTGATAAATTTATCAACCCCAATATCGAAGGGGTGGAGATCAACCGCGGGCTGCATCCCGATTATAAGGGGTAA
- a CDS encoding class I SAM-dependent DNA methyltransferase produces the protein MIKPIPDTWRALPRMAAQVSYTFLPEVYDLFSEDMDSIAWADDLISRLREAGISRGRVLDLGCGTGRISLQLARAGYDVVGIDRSEEMLRVAQERLWREGHRLPLSRQDMRSFSLHKSVDAVICACDGVNYLTDLAMVESCFARVARALRPGGLFLFDISSRYKLEKRLGNDFFGEVREEAAYLWQSSFDKARRLARMDLTLFIRGQDGRYDRGDEVHLQRAHEVEELRACLAGCGLGLLAVQEAFTRKAPRPDALRIQFTAVRQ, from the coding sequence ATGATTAAACCGATACCCGATACCTGGCGCGCGCTGCCTCGCATGGCGGCGCAGGTGAGTTATACTTTTTTGCCGGAGGTCTACGATCTGTTTAGCGAGGACATGGACTCGATCGCCTGGGCGGACGACCTGATCTCGCGCCTGCGGGAAGCGGGAATATCCCGCGGACGGGTGTTGGACCTGGGGTGCGGCACGGGCCGCATCTCCCTGCAACTGGCCAGGGCCGGATATGACGTGGTGGGGATCGACCGATCTGAAGAGATGCTGCGCGTGGCACAGGAACGGCTGTGGAGGGAAGGGCACAGGCTTCCCCTGAGCCGGCAGGACATGCGCAGCTTTTCGCTGCATAAAAGCGTGGATGCGGTGATCTGCGCCTGCGACGGGGTCAATTACCTGACCGACCTTGCGATGGTGGAAAGCTGCTTTGCCCGGGTGGCGCGGGCGTTGAGGCCGGGCGGGCTGTTTTTGTTTGATATCTCCAGCCGCTATAAGCTGGAAAAACGGCTGGGCAACGACTTTTTCGGCGAAGTGCGCGAGGAGGCCGCTTACCTGTGGCAGAGCAGCTTTGATAAAGCGCGCCGCCTGGCCCGCATGGATTTGACGTTGTTTATCCGGGGACAGGACGGCCGCTATGACCGGGGAGATGAGGTGCATCTCCAGCGCGCGCATGAGGTGGAAGAGCTGCGCGCCTGCCTGGCGGGCTGCGGCCTGGGGCTTTTAGCGGTGCAGGAGGCTTTTACACGTAAAGCGCCCCGGCCCGATGCGCTTCGCATTCAATTTACCGCGGTGCGGCAATAA
- a CDS encoding spore protein → MDVILKANKQPVGPEDAIKYRAAEELNLLDRVLEVGWAGLTTQESGRVGGLISRWRRMGGGPEGWIG, encoded by the coding sequence ATGGACGTGATTTTAAAGGCGAATAAACAACCCGTTGGCCCTGAGGATGCGATCAAGTACCGCGCAGCCGAGGAGCTGAACCTGCTGGACAGAGTGCTGGAGGTAGGCTGGGCTGGACTGACCACCCAGGAAAGCGGGCGCGTAGGCGGGCTGATCAGCCGGTGGCGCCGCATGGGCGGCGGGCCGGAGGGATGGATCGGCTGA
- a CDS encoding tetratricopeptide repeat protein — MEQLKQKPKIVAFDQSAGFFSRQAQKYAEQNRFADALRYSRMAMEKEPDNAQYRMELAQLYTEMCYYEASNEILLYMVQRYGAQMPECFFSVGCNFMGMAEYDRARESLIHYLQVDPYGEYMEDAQEMLEAIDEYQRMIYDEDGEEEDPERRALFYKADKARSLMENGDFRGAIKLFEEVLKQDSSLIFVKNNLAFALQSQHEGERAMQLCREVLEQDPENLHALCNLALFMRDADSQADLTAYTRRIATMPLEENDDILKAGMTLCELGCHREAQGRLKEMLERRPYEMRVLHALAMTYYNLGDYKTAVRLWGDMLRLEAGDTIAAYYRGKAQQALESGQPERKTYPYPYQVPYDEILTRIRTLGEWIWAPKSSRAKERWKEDPEFVNLVLWGLNLGDMTIRRALLGMLGSFGDERAQGILRGFLLRKSEPDSVKREIFGLLRQAGAKEPYIAYMDGEIVEVHVNLLPPETAELTRSERVVLEKAMEVAQREGWGEVLEPMAILWCRAVRNLNWTNREGLHAQQWAAALAFEASRQAGMAPVRTRVAKVYHTTPGTLKKYHERLVQALQTKEEGAGEHEGTD, encoded by the coding sequence ATGGAGCAGTTGAAGCAGAAGCCAAAAATCGTGGCCTTCGACCAGTCGGCAGGCTTTTTTTCCAGGCAGGCGCAAAAGTATGCCGAGCAGAACCGCTTTGCCGATGCCCTGCGCTATAGCCGCATGGCTATGGAAAAGGAGCCGGATAACGCCCAATACCGCATGGAGCTGGCCCAGTTGTATACCGAGATGTGCTATTATGAGGCCTCCAATGAGATCCTCCTTTATATGGTGCAGCGCTATGGCGCCCAGATGCCGGAGTGCTTTTTCTCGGTAGGATGCAACTTTATGGGCATGGCTGAGTATGACCGGGCGCGCGAGAGCCTGATCCATTACCTCCAGGTAGACCCTTACGGGGAATACATGGAGGATGCCCAGGAGATGCTTGAGGCGATAGATGAATACCAGCGCATGATCTACGATGAGGACGGCGAGGAGGAAGACCCGGAGCGCCGCGCCCTGTTTTACAAGGCCGATAAGGCGCGCAGCCTGATGGAAAACGGCGATTTCCGCGGGGCGATCAAGCTGTTTGAAGAGGTGCTCAAACAGGATTCCAGCCTGATCTTTGTGAAAAACAACCTGGCCTTTGCGCTGCAAAGCCAGCATGAAGGCGAGCGGGCGATGCAGCTGTGCCGCGAGGTACTTGAACAGGACCCGGAAAACCTGCACGCGCTTTGCAACCTGGCCCTGTTTATGCGGGATGCGGACAGCCAGGCGGACCTTACGGCGTACACGCGGCGCATTGCCACCATGCCGCTGGAGGAAAACGACGATATCCTTAAAGCGGGGATGACGCTGTGCGAGCTGGGCTGCCACAGGGAGGCACAGGGGCGGCTAAAGGAGATGCTGGAGCGCCGGCCCTACGAGATGCGCGTGCTGCACGCCCTGGCCATGACCTATTATAACCTTGGCGACTATAAGACGGCTGTGCGGCTGTGGGGGGATATGCTGCGTCTGGAGGCGGGGGATACCATCGCGGCCTACTACCGGGGCAAGGCCCAGCAGGCGCTTGAGAGCGGACAGCCGGAGCGCAAGACCTATCCTTATCCCTATCAGGTGCCCTATGATGAGATCCTTACCCGTATCCGCACGCTGGGCGAGTGGATCTGGGCGCCCAAGAGCAGCCGGGCCAAGGAGCGGTGGAAGGAAGACCCGGAGTTTGTGAACCTGGTGCTGTGGGGGCTAAATCTGGGGGATATGACCATCCGCCGGGCGCTTTTGGGGATGCTGGGCAGTTTCGGGGATGAGCGGGCCCAGGGCATCCTGCGCGGATTCTTGCTGCGAAAGAGCGAGCCGGATAGCGTAAAGCGCGAGATCTTCGGCCTGCTGCGCCAGGCTGGCGCCAAGGAGCCTTATATTGCCTATATGGACGGGGAGATCGTGGAGGTGCACGTCAACCTGCTGCCGCCGGAAACTGCGGAGCTGACGCGCTCTGAGCGCGTGGTGCTGGAAAAGGCCATGGAGGTAGCCCAGCGCGAGGGCTGGGGCGAGGTATTAGAGCCTATGGCCATACTCTGGTGCCGGGCGGTGCGCAATTTGAATTGGACCAACCGCGAGGGGCTGCATGCCCAGCAGTGGGCGGCAGCACTGGCCTTTGAGGCCTCCCGGCAGGCGGGGATGGCGCCGGTACGCACGCGCGTTGCCAAGGTGTACCACACCACCCCCGGGACGCTTAAAAAATATCACGAGCGCCTGGTGCAGGCGTTGCAAACAAAAGAGGAAGGAGCGGGCGAGCATGAAGGAACTG
- the hslO gene encoding Hsp33 family molecular chaperone HslO has protein sequence MQHDEILRAMLADGEASLMLSRTTCLVEQARQIHDCSPVCAAALGRLLTITAMMGCALKGENDTLTATLKGDGPAGTLVAVGRPGGRVKGYIDRPQVDLPLRADGKLDVGSAVGHQGRLTVMKDLGMREPYVGQVRLQSGEIADDFAFYFTVSEQQPCLVSLGVLVDSAAVQAAGGIQVSPMPGCSEETLQKLEQKAGELSHISTLIADGKPLPEIAQALFGDMELRILEQVVPAYECDCSRARIERALLSIGREELQEILQQDGQAELTCHFCNKRYHFDRAQLAALLAEAGASNT, from the coding sequence ATGCAACATGATGAGATTCTTCGCGCGATGCTGGCGGACGGCGAGGCCAGCCTGATGCTCAGCCGCACCACCTGCCTGGTAGAGCAGGCGCGCCAGATTCACGATTGTTCGCCGGTCTGCGCTGCTGCGCTGGGCAGACTTTTGACCATAACGGCGATGATGGGGTGCGCCCTCAAGGGCGAAAACGATACGCTGACTGCCACCCTTAAGGGCGACGGCCCTGCCGGCACGCTGGTAGCGGTGGGCCGCCCCGGCGGGCGGGTCAAAGGCTATATCGACCGGCCGCAGGTGGATTTGCCGCTGCGCGCGGATGGAAAGCTGGATGTGGGGAGCGCGGTAGGCCATCAGGGCCGACTGACCGTGATGAAGGATCTGGGGATGCGTGAACCCTACGTGGGGCAGGTGCGCCTGCAATCCGGCGAGATCGCGGATGACTTTGCCTTTTACTTTACCGTATCCGAGCAGCAGCCCTGTCTGGTCAGCCTGGGTGTGCTGGTGGACAGCGCCGCGGTACAGGCCGCGGGGGGAATACAGGTATCCCCTATGCCGGGCTGCAGTGAAGAAACGCTGCAAAAGCTGGAGCAAAAAGCAGGAGAGCTGTCCCATATCAGTACGTTGATTGCCGATGGAAAGCCGCTGCCCGAGATCGCCCAGGCGCTATTTGGCGATATGGAGCTGCGTATTTTAGAGCAGGTAGTTCCAGCCTACGAGTGCGATTGCAGCCGCGCGCGCATTGAGCGGGCGCTGCTCAGCATCGGCAGAGAGGAGCTGCAGGAGATTTTGCAACAGGATGGCCAGGCTGAGCTGACCTGCCATTTTTGCAATAAGCGTTATCATTTTGACCGGGCGCAGCTTGCCGCCCTGCTGGCCGAAGCCGGCGCAAGCAATACGTAA